The following are encoded together in the Falsiruegeria litorea R37 genome:
- the phnE gene encoding phosphonate ABC transporter, permease protein PhnE, protein MTDLSAGSPSVAEIRDDYSALVQRKRVYGGILLILFISLMAAGFRTADARNAGSFVDGWRRILDYPTEVLSEAWEKVALLPGHLAHFMPALIETLNIAAASTLIGAVLGTFLSLLATRGMAPWPALIPIFRRISDICRAIPEIVIALVLIFVLGGGPVPAMIAIAIHTAGALGKLFSEVNENASLKPVEGLQSVGASWAQRMYLGVIPQVGPNYVSYALLRFEINIRASAILGFVGAGGIGYELRNSMSWGQGRYDEAAAIFVLLFVTIVLVDQLSGVLRNRLTHGAAS, encoded by the coding sequence ATGACAGACCTGAGTGCAGGGTCCCCTTCGGTCGCAGAAATTCGCGACGATTACTCCGCGCTGGTGCAGCGCAAACGGGTCTACGGTGGTATTCTCCTGATCCTGTTCATCAGCTTGATGGCGGCTGGGTTCCGTACGGCGGACGCCCGCAACGCAGGCTCGTTTGTAGACGGCTGGCGTCGCATCCTAGATTACCCGACCGAGGTGTTGAGCGAGGCCTGGGAAAAGGTCGCACTGCTGCCCGGTCACCTGGCTCATTTCATGCCGGCCCTGATCGAAACGCTGAACATCGCGGCGGCCTCGACCCTGATCGGGGCGGTGCTGGGGACGTTCCTGTCGTTGCTGGCCACGCGCGGCATGGCGCCTTGGCCTGCACTGATCCCGATCTTTCGCCGGATCAGCGACATCTGCCGGGCCATCCCCGAAATCGTGATCGCGCTTGTGTTGATCTTTGTTTTGGGCGGCGGACCTGTGCCCGCGATGATCGCCATTGCCATTCATACGGCCGGTGCTTTGGGCAAGCTGTTCTCGGAAGTGAACGAAAACGCCTCGCTCAAGCCTGTCGAGGGGCTGCAGTCGGTCGGCGCGTCCTGGGCGCAGCGGATGTATCTGGGCGTGATCCCGCAGGTTGGCCCGAACTATGTCAGCTATGCTTTGCTGCGGTTCGAGATCAACATCCGCGCCTCGGCCATCCTGGGTTTTGTTGGTGCCGGTGGCATCGGGTACGAACTGCGCAACTCGATGTCCTGGGGGCAGGGGCGCTATGATGAGGCCGCCGCGATCTTTGTCCTGCTGTTTGTCACAATCGTTCTGGTCGACCAACTCTCTGGCGTCCTGCGCAATCGCCTGACCCACGGAGCTGCATCATGA
- the phnE gene encoding phosphonate ABC transporter, permease protein PhnE produces the protein MSTFATNLPIEALKAEADKIFVRKRIMNFGLPILVLLYMVYVFFAFDVPSLYEKASWKNGKTLVSDSYSYKTHVTRDNRNGEVSVAIEGERKGEYPEGLSPEWVEMGETTIIDLEDGYIVTFGPDVIEFDIPDYGVIRATPDRRKGVQAELPAGDVPDWINLSKNRLAVTTDAGRLTVTRNRAEVFRYFTGWELFWFTLDSPYYGKGPGELMGLAFAGEAGAIWNDFWTNKMWRHQDVAWAIFETILMAFLGTLGAGIVALPLAFMAARNFNPLGPLRFGVRRVFDFVRGVDALIWTVVLSRAFGPGPMTGALAILVTDTGTFGKIFSEALENVDKKQIEGVQSTGANAPQRYRFGVIPQITPVLISQLLYFLESNTRSATIIGAITGGGIGLLLTQAIITQKDWEEVAYYIVLIILMVMFMDWFSGWLRRKLISGDSKRPRKRKADPKAKPFVLP, from the coding sequence ATGAGCACATTTGCCACCAATCTGCCCATTGAGGCGCTCAAGGCTGAGGCCGACAAGATCTTTGTCCGCAAGCGCATCATGAACTTTGGTCTGCCGATTTTGGTGCTGCTGTATATGGTCTATGTGTTCTTCGCTTTCGACGTGCCGAGCCTTTATGAGAAAGCCAGTTGGAAGAACGGCAAGACGCTGGTTTCGGACAGCTACAGCTACAAGACCCACGTGACCCGCGACAACCGCAATGGTGAGGTTTCCGTCGCCATCGAAGGCGAGCGCAAGGGCGAATACCCCGAAGGATTGTCGCCTGAGTGGGTCGAGATGGGCGAGACCACGATTATCGACCTGGAAGATGGTTACATCGTGACCTTTGGTCCGGACGTGATCGAATTTGACATCCCCGACTATGGTGTGATCCGCGCAACCCCGGACCGCCGCAAAGGCGTTCAGGCTGAATTGCCCGCAGGGGACGTGCCCGATTGGATCAACCTGTCCAAGAACCGTCTTGCGGTGACCACGGATGCCGGCCGCCTGACTGTGACCCGAAACCGTGCCGAAGTGTTCCGCTATTTTACTGGCTGGGAGCTGTTCTGGTTCACACTCGACAGCCCTTACTATGGCAAGGGGCCGGGTGAATTGATGGGGCTGGCCTTTGCGGGCGAGGCGGGTGCGATCTGGAACGATTTCTGGACCAACAAGATGTGGCGACATCAAGACGTGGCCTGGGCGATCTTTGAAACGATCCTGATGGCATTCTTGGGCACGCTGGGGGCTGGTATCGTGGCATTGCCGCTCGCCTTTATGGCTGCGCGCAATTTCAACCCGCTGGGGCCGCTGCGCTTTGGCGTGCGTCGGGTGTTCGACTTTGTCCGCGGCGTGGACGCGCTGATCTGGACCGTGGTTCTGAGCCGCGCCTTTGGACCCGGCCCGATGACGGGTGCTCTGGCAATCCTGGTGACGGACACGGGCACCTTTGGCAAGATCTTCTCCGAGGCGCTGGAAAACGTCGACAAGAAACAGATCGAGGGCGTGCAGTCCACTGGCGCCAACGCACCGCAGCGCTATCGGTTCGGGGTGATCCCGCAGATTACACCGGTGCTGATCAGCCAATTGCTGTATTTCCTGGAATCCAACACCCGCAGCGCGACCATCATTGGCGCGATCACCGGGGGCGGTATCGGTCTGTTGCTGACGCAGGCGATCATCACCCAGAAGGACTGGGAAGAGGTTGCATACTACATCGTGCTGATCATCCTGATGGTGATGTTCATGGATTGGTTCTCGGGCTGGCTGCGCCGCAAGTTGATTTCGGGTGATTCCAAGAGACCGCGCAAGCGCAAGGCAGATCCCAAAGCTAAGCCTTTTGTGCTGCCCTGA